In a single window of the Mycobacterium bourgelatii genome:
- a CDS encoding acetaldehyde dehydrogenase (acetylating) translates to MPSKASVAIVGSGNISTDLLYKLLRSDWLEPRWMVGIDPNSEGLARARKLGLETSHKGVDWLLEQPEKPDLVFEATSAYVHKEAAPKYEAAGIRAIDLTPAAVGPAVIPPANLREHLDAPNVNMITCGGQATIPIVYAVSRVVSVPYAEIVASVASVSAGPGTRANIDEFTKTTSRGVETIGGAERGKAIIILNPADPPMIMRDTIFCAIPEDADRDAIAKSIHDVVAEVQTYVPGYRLLNEPQFDEPSLNSGGRAVVTTFVEVEGAGDYLPPYAGNLDIMTAAATKVGEEIAKETLSVAGGAR, encoded by the coding sequence ATGCCGTCGAAGGCGAGTGTGGCCATCGTCGGGTCGGGAAACATCAGTACCGACCTGCTGTACAAGCTGTTGCGGTCCGACTGGCTGGAACCGCGTTGGATGGTGGGCATCGACCCGAACAGCGAAGGCTTGGCGCGGGCGCGCAAGCTGGGCCTGGAAACCAGCCACAAAGGCGTCGACTGGCTGCTGGAGCAGCCGGAGAAGCCCGACTTGGTGTTCGAGGCGACCAGCGCCTACGTCCACAAAGAAGCGGCGCCGAAGTACGAAGCCGCCGGGATCCGCGCCATCGACCTGACGCCCGCCGCCGTCGGTCCTGCCGTCATTCCGCCGGCAAACCTGCGCGAGCACCTCGACGCCCCGAACGTCAACATGATCACCTGCGGAGGACAGGCGACCATCCCCATCGTGTACGCGGTGTCCCGGGTGGTGAGCGTTCCCTACGCGGAGATCGTGGCGTCGGTGGCATCGGTATCGGCGGGGCCGGGAACCAGGGCCAATATCGACGAGTTCACCAAGACCACCTCGCGCGGTGTCGAGACCATCGGTGGGGCGGAGCGCGGCAAGGCGATCATCATCCTGAACCCGGCTGACCCCCCGATGATCATGCGCGACACGATCTTCTGCGCGATTCCGGAGGACGCCGATCGGGACGCGATCGCGAAGTCCATTCACGACGTCGTGGCCGAGGTGCAGACCTACGTGCCCGGCTATCGGTTGCTCAACGAGCCGCAGTTCGACGAGCCGTCGTTGAACTCCGGCGGACGGGCTGTGGTCACCACGTTCGTCGAGGTCGAAGGCGCCGGCGATTACCTGCCGCCGTACGCGGGCAACCTCGACATCATGACGGCCGCGGCGACCAAGGTCGGCGAAGAGATCGCCAAAGAAACTTTGTCAGTGGCGGGAGGCGCACGATGA
- a CDS encoding reverse transcriptase domain-containing protein, whose translation MAKERLRTGFIEGQVFVVEFDIANFFGEIDHERLLAEVGRRVSDRRVLKLLRLWLQAGVLVEGVAQRTVAGTPQGGVISPLLANIYLHVLDTELAARGVGELVRYADDGVVLCRTAAQAEHALAAVGEVLASLGLRLHPEKTKVVDLRAGREGLDFLGCHFRARMSGRLWEQKRVIRYYLHRWPSQAAMARLRAKVRDRTGRTRVGLDIRDVIAELTPILRGWGNYFRTGNAAEKFRQIDRYVWWRLFRLMVKKRGRNLRAGQADQWTEKWFNGHGLHRLGGTIRYPKAA comes from the coding sequence ATGGCTAAGGAACGCTTGCGGACCGGGTTCATCGAGGGCCAGGTGTTTGTGGTCGAGTTCGATATCGCTAATTTCTTCGGCGAGATCGACCACGAGCGTCTACTTGCCGAGGTGGGTAGGCGGGTCTCGGATCGGCGGGTGCTCAAACTGCTGCGTTTGTGGCTGCAAGCAGGGGTGTTGGTCGAGGGGGTGGCCCAGCGGACGGTCGCGGGCACCCCGCAGGGCGGGGTGATCTCGCCGTTGTTGGCCAATATCTATCTGCATGTGCTCGACACTGAACTCGCTGCCCGTGGGGTGGGTGAGTTGGTGCGTTACGCCGATGATGGTGTGGTGTTGTGCCGCACGGCGGCGCAAGCTGAGCACGCTTTGGCGGCGGTGGGAGAAGTCCTGGCGTCGTTGGGGTTGCGGCTGCATCCGGAGAAGACGAAGGTGGTTGACCTGCGGGCAGGACGTGAGGGCCTGGATTTTCTGGGTTGTCATTTCCGGGCGCGTATGTCGGGACGGCTGTGGGAGCAAAAGCGAGTGATCCGCTACTACTTGCACCGTTGGCCCAGCCAAGCGGCGATGGCCCGGTTGCGGGCCAAGGTGCGCGATCGCACCGGTCGTACCCGGGTCGGTCTCGATATCCGTGATGTGATCGCGGAGTTGACGCCGATTCTTCGCGGCTGGGGAAACTACTTTCGTACCGGTAATGCCGCTGAGAAGTTCCGCCAGATCGACCGGTACGTCTGGTGGCGGCTGTTCCGCTTGATGGTCAAGAAGCGGGGCCGCAATCTGCGTGCTGGACAAGCAGATCAGTGGACCGAGAAGTGGTTTAACGGGCACGGCCTGCACCGGCTTGGTGGCACCATCCGCTACCCAAAGGCTGCGTAA
- a CDS encoding 2-keto-4-pentenoate hydratase, which produces MLTAETRERLAADLAQAERSREPIDQLTAANPDIDVVDAYEIQLINIRRRVAEGARVVGHKVGLSSPVMQQMMGVNEPDYGHLLDDMQVFEDTPVKSGKYLYPRVEVEVGFILSADLPGAGCTEEDVLAATEALVPSIELIDTRIKDWQIKICDTIADNASAGGFVLGQARVKPGDVDIQGIDAVLTRNGEEIAQGRSDAVLGNPATAVAWLARKVESFGVRLKAGDVVLPGSCTFAVDANPGDEFVADFTGLGAVRLTFE; this is translated from the coding sequence ATGCTCACTGCTGAGACGCGTGAACGCTTGGCCGCCGACCTGGCCCAAGCCGAGCGAAGCCGTGAGCCCATCGACCAGTTGACGGCCGCGAACCCGGACATCGACGTCGTCGACGCCTACGAAATCCAGCTGATCAACATCCGGCGGCGGGTGGCCGAGGGCGCACGCGTGGTGGGGCACAAGGTGGGGCTTTCGTCGCCGGTCATGCAGCAGATGATGGGCGTCAACGAGCCGGACTACGGCCACCTGCTCGACGACATGCAGGTGTTCGAAGACACCCCGGTCAAGAGCGGCAAATACCTCTACCCCCGCGTCGAGGTCGAGGTGGGCTTCATCCTGTCCGCCGACCTGCCGGGCGCCGGATGCACCGAAGAGGACGTCCTGGCCGCCACCGAAGCCCTGGTCCCGTCCATCGAGCTCATCGACACCAGGATCAAAGACTGGCAAATCAAAATCTGCGACACCATCGCCGACAACGCGTCGGCGGGAGGTTTCGTGCTGGGCCAGGCACGGGTGAAGCCGGGCGACGTCGACATCCAGGGGATCGATGCGGTGCTGACGCGCAATGGCGAGGAGATCGCCCAGGGCCGCAGTGACGCCGTGCTGGGCAATCCGGCGACCGCCGTGGCCTGGTTGGCTCGGAAAGTGGAGAGTTTCGGGGTCCGGCTCAAGGCCGGCGACGTGGTGTTGCCAGGGTCATGCACCTTCGCTGTGGATGCGAACCCCGGCGACGAGTTCGTCGCCGATTTCACTGGGCTAGGTGCCGTCCGTCTGACGTTCGAATAG
- the kstD gene encoding 3-oxosteroid 1-dehydrogenase: protein MTAQDYDVVVVGSGGAGMVAALTAAHRGLSTVVVEKAPHYGGSTARSGGGVWIPNNEILKRAGVHDTPEAARTYLHGIIGDIVEPERIDTYLERGPEMLSFVLKHTPLKMCWVPRYSDYYPEAPGGLAEGRSIEPKPFNARKLGPDEAGLEPPYGKVPLNVVVMQQDYVRLNQLKRHPRGVLRSLKVGVRTMWAKSTGKNLVGMGRALIGPLRIGLQRAGVPVLLNTALTDLYVEDGVVRGIYVRDTQAAESVEPRLIRARRGVILASGGFEHNEQMRIKYQRAPITTEWTVGAKANTGDGIIAGEKLGAALDLMEDAWWGPTVPLVNAPWFALSERNSPGSIIVNMSGKRFMNESMPYVEACHHMYGGQYGQGPGPGENIPAWLVFDQQYRERYIFAGLQPGQRIPRKWLESGVIVQADTLEELAAKAGLPATEFAATVERFNGFARSGVDEDYHRGESAYDKYYGDPTNKPNPNLGEIKHAPYYAAKLVPGDLGTKGGIRTDVHGRALRDDGSVIEGLYAAGNVSAPVMGHTYPGPGGTIGPAMTFGYLAALHLAEQEGAR, encoded by the coding sequence ATGACAGCACAGGACTACGACGTCGTCGTGGTCGGAAGCGGCGGCGCCGGCATGGTAGCCGCCCTTACCGCCGCGCACCGAGGTCTTTCGACAGTAGTCGTCGAGAAGGCTCCGCACTACGGCGGTTCAACTGCGCGTTCGGGCGGTGGGGTCTGGATCCCCAACAACGAAATCCTCAAGCGCGCCGGCGTGCACGACACTCCCGAGGCGGCCCGTACCTACCTGCACGGCATCATCGGCGACATCGTCGAACCGGAACGTATCGACACCTACCTCGAACGTGGCCCCGAGATGCTTTCGTTCGTGCTCAAGCACACGCCGCTGAAGATGTGTTGGGTACCGCGCTATTCCGACTACTACCCTGAGGCCCCGGGCGGCCTCGCCGAAGGCCGCTCCATCGAGCCCAAGCCGTTCAACGCGCGCAAACTCGGCCCCGACGAGGCCGGTCTGGAGCCGCCGTACGGCAAGGTGCCGCTCAATGTGGTCGTGATGCAACAGGATTACGTGCGGCTGAATCAGCTCAAGCGGCACCCGCGCGGTGTGCTGCGCAGCCTGAAAGTCGGCGTTCGCACCATGTGGGCGAAATCGACCGGCAAGAACCTGGTCGGAATGGGCCGTGCGCTCATCGGTCCGCTGCGAATCGGGTTGCAGCGAGCGGGTGTTCCGGTGCTGCTCAACACCGCGCTCACCGATCTGTACGTCGAAGACGGTGTGGTGCGCGGGATCTACGTGCGCGATACCCAAGCAGCGGAGTCCGTCGAGCCGCGGTTGATCCGCGCCCGGCGCGGCGTCATCCTCGCCTCCGGCGGCTTCGAACACAACGAGCAGATGCGAATCAAGTACCAACGTGCGCCCATCACCACCGAATGGACGGTCGGCGCCAAGGCCAATACCGGTGACGGCATCATCGCCGGCGAAAAGCTGGGCGCCGCATTGGATCTGATGGAAGACGCCTGGTGGGGCCCGACGGTGCCGCTGGTGAACGCGCCGTGGTTCGCGCTGTCCGAGCGCAATTCGCCCGGATCGATCATCGTCAACATGTCCGGTAAGCGGTTCATGAACGAATCGATGCCGTATGTCGAGGCGTGCCACCACATGTACGGCGGGCAATACGGTCAAGGACCTGGGCCCGGCGAGAACATTCCGGCCTGGCTGGTTTTCGACCAGCAGTACCGTGAGCGCTACATTTTCGCGGGATTGCAGCCCGGGCAACGTATTCCGCGTAAGTGGCTGGAATCCGGGGTCATCGTTCAGGCCGACACGCTCGAGGAGCTGGCGGCGAAGGCCGGACTGCCGGCCACCGAATTTGCCGCGACCGTCGAGCGTTTCAACGGATTCGCACGATCGGGTGTCGACGAGGACTACCACCGCGGCGAAAGTGCCTACGACAAGTACTACGGCGATCCCACCAACAAGCCCAACCCCAACCTTGGTGAAATCAAGCACGCCCCGTACTACGCAGCCAAGTTGGTGCCGGGCGACTTGGGGACCAAGGGTGGCATCCGCACCGACGTGCACGGGCGTGCCCTACGCGACGACGGCAGCGTCATCGAAGGCCTCTACGCCGCAGGCAATGTCAGCGCACCGGTGATGGGACACACCTATCCCGGCCCAGGCGGCACCATCGGGCCGGCGATGACATTCGGATATCTGGCCGCACTGCATTTGGCCGAACAGGAGGGTGCTCGCTGA